cagtttggttgaattgtgtcaaattcatccttatttttaaaaaagtttcattgtcgtcctcacgtggtgtaaaagtgtcaattgaatccaaacatagaaaaaatttgtgtcaatgtagtcatctccgttaaatacacactaacggtgttaagtggctgattatttggcactagaGAATTAAAACGTGGCAAATGAGTGACAGTAATGGTAATGACGTgtcaatgaaattaaaattaggcTACATGGAAATAAGTTATTGAATTGGGGAAATTAAAATCGTAGTCACTCATCTTCAACTTGGTCCACCCACTTCAACTTCCTCACTACGGTTACAGAAATCATCTTCCACTTCATCTCCATGGACACTAACCTCCACAAGATGATCTTCACTCAACACATCCTCTTCATCTCCATTCCAACTTCTAACATCGTAGTCATCATGTCCCCCATCCTCTCTCTCAGCCTCTGCCTCCACAAAATTATCACTGTCAGCCTCTACACCCTCTCCTAAAACAGCCCCAACATCCTCTCCCTCAGCCTCTGCATCCACAAAGTTATCACTGCCAGCCTCTACACCCTCCCCCAAAACAGCCCCAACATCCTCTCCCTCAGCCTCTGCCTCCACAAAGTTATCATTAACAGCCTCTACACCCTCCCCCAAACCAGCCCCAACATCCTCTCCCACAACCTCTGCCTCCACAATGTTATCATTGTCAGCCTCTACACCCTCCCCCAAAACAGCCCCATCAGTGTCTCCCTCAGCCTCTGCCTCCACACAATTATCATTGTCAGCATGTACACCCTCCCCCAAAACAGCCTTCTCACACTCTTCCTCACACTCTAATAGTTTATGGGGGACCACAACAaaagcaaacacacacacgaagcaaacacacacaccAAAGCAACCATAAACCCAACGAAAGCAATGTACACGTACCTTCGAATGGACCTTTGAATGGAACCCACTTCGCACTTCCAAATACCCCACGAACAATGCGAAAAACGCTTCCAAATCACCAAACGCGTTCTGCTTTCAAAAGCCCCAATTGCGATTTTTCACCCTTCCTCAACTCAGAAACCCTCTATCTCAAATATCTCAAATGCCCTAATTAGTTTTCGTTCACAAATACCCTAAATgaattctgattttaatttcCCCAATTCAATAACCTATTTCCATGTAgcctaattttaatttcattgacACGTCATTACCACTACTGTCACTCATTTGCCACGTTTTAATTCTCTAGTGTCAAATAATCAACCACTTAATACAGTTAGtctgtatttaacggagatgactacattaacacaaatttttcctatgtttagattcaattgacacttttacaccacgtgaggacgaaaatgaaacttttttaaaaatgaggatgaatttgacacaattcaaccaaactgaggactaaggaagcaattaaacctattttataataataataattatagtaataaaGCAGCTTGGACTCATGGAGTGGTAGTTTCTTTTGCTTTACCTTTAGTTTTGTCGCTTCTTGATTTTCTGCAGCCGAGATTCCTTCAGCAACCAGCGACTTTCTCCTACTCACACACCACATGCTTCTGTCATGTCAACCTCCTTCTCCCTCATCCTTCATACTTTACAGCTTCATCGCATTTTCCAATATTTCTCAGAAATTAGGGGTTTGGAATAACTCCTGTCCATAAATTTACTTACCGGAGCGAAACTTTTAACTGTTTTATATCaaacaaaactattaaaataaaaaaaggtacCAGGTAAATATAAAGAATACGTTGATACCAGCATCATTAATATTGAATGGGTTTATCttaataatattactattatgTTAATATCTCTCAGATTAAAATTTGCTAGTTTACTTAATGTTTAACTCGCTATTTCTAAGTCTTTAAATCTATTTAAAGATGCCGTCTTCcaattgaaactaaaataagGGGGGAAAAACACGGTCTGTGACCCCAGGAAACTAACTTTATTGCATTACAAATTTACAATAACAATAAGCAAGCTATCCGGATCGGTTCTTCTTAGTCGGTAAACAGCTAACAAGCTCGTTACAATATATAGTCTCAATCCAGTGAAGTCATTTGAGTTTTTAATTAAGAACATGCATACGATGTTTTTTGGCATAAATATGACATGCCAAGCTGGCATAGTATGcagaaataattttttctgCCATTAAGTCATAAGGgcaggagaaaaaaaaatatttaagtataaaattaaTGATCGAATCATGAAATGAACACAATTCCTGATAATAATTACATATCCCGCTCAAAACGCCTCGTCGTCAACCATACTGGCTGCGTAGTGACCCAAATTTCGGCCCTGTAGTTTACCAGAAGAGAAAaagtgaagagaaaaaaattcagTAACGTAGGACTAATAAGTTACCCCATTATATTTAAGATGATTATATAAATGGCAAAGCATTATTGTGGCCAGAAAACTTAACAGTTTTGTATCAAACAAGAGTGATCTTATTGAGCCAGTTCACATGAATGTCACGTCTCAGAAATCCCCCACATTGAAATTGAGAGGGAGCCTTAGCTCGCTCCAACGTCAGGGCTGGGAAGGTACCAGCCCGTTGTTTATTGTAGCAAAAATTATCAAAGTACTTCACCAAGCACTTTAAACGGGAAAATAAAACTTAAGATCGTTACATGGCAAGAACACCAACCTCAGATAACAACCGTTGCTTATTAAGTAATTGTGTCCTAGCCTTGTTCTGAACTGAATTTGGAGACTTGAACATTCTCTGAAGAGGGACAATAATGCAGATAAGTACACAATGACAAGAAACAgggaaaaaaaagtatataacaAGTGAGAGTAGCAAACATATAATCAGTAATCAGTCATAGAAACCAACCTTTTCACCGCTAGACATCCGATGTTCATTGTTATTAAGATATCTTCTCTTTGGTGTGAAATTAAATACATCTTGAAGGAACTCATTTTCCTAATTTGACAAGGGAGAAGGGGGAAATAAATTAACCACGGAAATAATAAGTTTTTCAGCAAAACTAAAATTTCATTGATGAAAATTGCCAAGAGAAAGCCAACCTGCATATGCTTGATGAATCCTCCTCCCCCTAAAAAGTGCTTGAGAAAGTTCAACTGCAAAAAATGTATGTTAAAGTTTAACAGAAAGTGAAGCTTTTGTCAGAGAAAAAGatgaataaaaaagataaaaaaaaaaacctgtaTCATTTGGGACCATGAAGATGTCTGCAGTGAATCACCACCAATTTTCATAGAAACTTCAGGAGAGTAACCATACTAGTAACACCAGGTATTAATGTAAGGTCAGTAAATGATGTTTGGGAAGGGTAGATGTACACAGCCCTACAACCCGAGAGGCTGTTTACAGAATCTGAACACATGATAAGGTAACaagactttttttaaaatataaactacaGTTAATTAGAAAGGAAACTCAAGTACCTCAAAAAATTCCACAATATCTCGGAACAAGTTCCTCTGATTATTAAGATCTTTCTTAGCAGAACCTTTTCCACCAGCCTCAACAGAAAGGTTTTTGACTTGATTGATGACCTTCCTTTTCAATCCTTGTAAATGGATGTAACTTTCCTGCAGGTTAATCTCTTCTTGAATCATTGCACTTGCACCCTTAGAATCAGCAGAAAATTTCTCTATAATCCCATTCTCAAAAATTACAGCTAGTGCTTCACCAGCAGCAATACGTACAGGCCGATCTTCCTTGTCTAAAAGACTTGATAAATAAGATATTGAACTGCATTAACAATGAAACAAGCCAAAAACATAGTcaagattttaaatatataactgAATAAGGAGTTTGGATTTGGAGTTGGAATTGAATTTGgatcttaattttaattatgttatggGAGGCCTTTAAGAATTAGAATCATAACTCATGACAATTCCTAGAGTCTTGGAAATGTAAGAAGCAGGATCGTGTTTCTAAATCTTCTATTGAGATTGAATATCGTTCTGTGCCGTCTGCTTGTGCTAAAGTGGCGTGGTTACGTAGTCTTTTGGAGCATCTTCGTTTTTCACAACCCAAATCTACACCTCTTCATGTCGATAATACAAGTGCTGCAAATCCCGTCTTTCATGAACATTATATTGAAGTGGATTGTTATTATATCTGAGAAGCCTTTAACAATAATATCATCTCTTTCCCTTACATCTCCATCGATCCTCAAGTTGCTGATATCTTTACCAAAGCTATGACTAGACAGCACCATCAGTTCCTTGTTGGCAAATTGTTGCAGGTTGACTTACCAACATCAATTTAAGGGGGGATGTTAATGTGTATAAATGTAATTGATTATGTCTttaatagattattttataCCTTTTATAGATAGCCGTTAGGAATCCCCAGCAATTACTCCTTGTAAATAGGAAATCTCCTATAATCTCTCCCATTATTGCATCTCTCTTGAAATCTCCTATAGATTATTTAAGAAAGGAAGGTTCTAAA
This window of the Vigna angularis cultivar LongXiaoDou No.4 chromosome 7, ASM1680809v1, whole genome shotgun sequence genome carries:
- the LOC108338500 gene encoding uncharacterized protein LOC108338500 isoform X2 — protein: MGKRNEEVLFDQDALLDHALDALDEKRSSTRERALSVIVGAFSSNLQHQFVDKKFATLLHLCLASIKKGSKKASAKEIALASHVIGLLSLTVGCGDNRAREIFEETARPLDEFLTSKSDLTKIPSLLGCLAIITFVGGNDQEETEKSMDILWRVIHPRLGSNVVAVKPSAPLITAIISAWSFLLSTMSEFKLNSKHWQNSISYLSSLLDKEDRPVRIAAGEALAVIFENGIIEKFSADSKGASAMIQEEINLQESYIHLQGLKRKVINQVKNLSVEAGGKGSAKKDLNNQRNLFRDIVEFFEYGYSPEVSMKIGGDSLQTSSWSQMIQLNFLKHFLGGGGFIKHMQENEFLQDVFNFTPKRRYLNNNEHRMSSGEKRMFKSPNSVQNKARTQLLNKQRLLSEGRNLGHYAASMVDDEAF